In Serratia marcescens subsp. marcescens ATCC 13880, a single genomic region encodes these proteins:
- a CDS encoding YeeE/YedE family protein produces the protein MLKTLLALLSGVIFGLGLIIAGMANPAKVLAFLDVTGMWDPSLALVMAGAIAVAAPAFLWARRRERSLLGEPLQIPAAGRVDRRLLAGSALFGIGWGIAGICPGPAWVLAGAEIQRVWPFLLAMLAGMALYDVIMRRRRTCR, from the coding sequence ATGCTTAAAACGCTGTTGGCGCTGCTGAGCGGCGTGATTTTCGGTCTGGGGTTAATTATCGCCGGCATGGCCAATCCGGCCAAGGTGTTGGCGTTTCTCGACGTTACCGGCATGTGGGATCCCTCGCTGGCGTTGGTGATGGCAGGGGCGATCGCGGTGGCAGCGCCGGCCTTCCTGTGGGCGCGGCGACGCGAGCGGAGTCTGTTGGGCGAGCCGCTGCAGATCCCGGCCGCCGGGCGTGTGGATCGCCGTTTGCTGGCCGGCAGCGCGCTGTTCGGCATCGGCTGGGGCATCGCGGGCATTTGCCCCGGTCCGGCCTGGGTATTGGCCGGGGCGGAGATACAACGGGTATGGCCGTTCCTGCTGGCGATGCTGGCGGGCATGGCGCTGTATGACGTTATCATGAGGCGGAGGCGTACATGTCGATAG
- a CDS encoding AraC family transcriptional regulator yields MLLFHDVLPPDRPVRPLARDYRHGDSEPDHYHNCAQLIHSLSGVVQVTTRLGSWVVPPGRGVWVPAKVVHSLRITGQVAARTLFVDPLARADLPAQCQVVQVSPLLRELIICAMEIAPGYPSGGRDERVMELILDELRMLPILPLHLPEPREASLLALCRHIQATLAQPWTLEQAAAHLSVSGRTLSRRFQRETGLHFSDWVRRARLLAALNALATGRSVLEVALDLGYDSPSAFSAMFRRLLGVAPSDYFSRTAPTLAPDSARRR; encoded by the coding sequence ATGCTGTTGTTTCACGACGTTCTGCCGCCCGATCGGCCTGTACGGCCATTAGCCAGAGATTATCGCCACGGCGACAGCGAGCCGGACCACTACCATAACTGCGCGCAGCTGATTCACAGCCTGAGCGGCGTGGTGCAGGTCACGACCCGGCTCGGCAGTTGGGTGGTGCCGCCCGGCCGCGGCGTCTGGGTGCCGGCGAAAGTGGTGCACAGCCTGCGTATCACCGGCCAGGTGGCGGCCAGGACGTTGTTCGTCGATCCGTTGGCGCGCGCCGATCTGCCGGCCCAATGCCAGGTAGTGCAGGTTTCCCCGCTGCTGCGCGAGTTGATTATCTGTGCGATGGAAATTGCGCCCGGCTATCCAAGCGGCGGGCGCGATGAGCGCGTGATGGAACTGATTCTGGATGAGTTGCGAATGCTGCCGATTCTGCCGCTGCACCTGCCGGAACCTCGCGAAGCCTCGCTGCTCGCCCTGTGCCGCCATATCCAGGCCACGCTGGCGCAACCCTGGACGCTGGAACAGGCTGCCGCTCATCTCAGCGTCAGCGGACGCACTCTGTCGCGGCGCTTCCAGCGAGAAACCGGGCTGCATTTTAGCGATTGGGTGCGACGCGCCCGTTTGCTGGCGGCATTAAACGCGCTGGCGACCGGCCGCTCGGTGTTGGAAGTGGCGCTGGATCTCGGCTATGACAGCCCCAGCGCGTTCAGCGCCATGTTCCGCCGGCTGCTGGGAGTAGCGCCCAGCGACTATTTCAGCCGGACTGCGCCGACGTTGGCGCCAGATAGCGCCCGGCGACGTTGA
- a CDS encoding MysB family protein, translated as MSLYATLEEAIEAAREEFIDTAEGGSGDEPPVPQQFNLQKYVMQDGDTMWQAEFFEEEGEAVECLTLRSGAAAQAIFDGDYDEVEITAEWIDENTLYEWEEGDFQLEPPLDTEEGQAAADEWDER; from the coding sequence ATGAGCCTGTATGCAACCCTGGAAGAAGCCATCGAGGCCGCACGCGAAGAGTTTATCGACACCGCCGAAGGCGGCAGCGGTGACGAGCCGCCGGTGCCCCAGCAGTTCAATCTGCAAAAGTACGTGATGCAGGATGGCGACACGATGTGGCAGGCGGAGTTCTTCGAAGAAGAAGGAGAGGCGGTGGAATGCCTGACGCTGCGCAGCGGTGCGGCGGCGCAGGCGATCTTCGACGGTGACTACGACGAGGTGGAAATTACCGCCGAGTGGATAGATGAAAACACCCTGTACGAATGGGAAGAAGGCGACTTTCAGCTCGAACCGCCGCTGGATACCGAAGAAGGCCAGGCCGCAGCCGATGAGTGGGATGAACGTTAA
- a CDS encoding ArsR/SmtB family transcription factor: MDIDAMRKAAAQAGAMLRTLGNEDRLLLLCRLSQGEMAVSELAQALDIRQPTLSQQLGVLREEGLVSTRRAGKQIYYAVADAKALALLTTLYQLYCPQPENRDDH; this comes from the coding sequence ATGGATATTGATGCGATGCGCAAGGCGGCGGCGCAGGCCGGTGCGATGCTGCGTACCTTGGGCAACGAAGATCGGCTGCTGTTACTGTGCAGGCTCAGTCAGGGCGAGATGGCGGTGAGCGAGCTGGCGCAGGCGCTGGATATCCGCCAGCCGACGCTGTCCCAACAGCTTGGCGTGCTGCGCGAGGAGGGGTTGGTCTCCACCCGGCGAGCCGGCAAGCAGATTTACTATGCGGTGGCCGATGCCAAAGCGCTGGCGCTGCTCACGACCCTGTATCAACTGTATTGCCCACAGCCGGAGAACCGCGATGACCATTGA
- a CDS encoding YeeE/YedE family protein codes for MTIDWQHFTPYSALAGGAIIGGAVALLLLFNGRIAGISGITGGLLSAGGRERGWRAAFIGGLLLSPWLYAAAAALPPGEISVGNGWLAAAGLLVGLGTRLGSGCTSGHGVCGVARLAPRSLAATAVFMLLGFMTVWLMRHTLGG; via the coding sequence ATGACCATTGACTGGCAGCACTTCACGCCGTATTCCGCGTTGGCGGGAGGGGCCATTATCGGCGGCGCGGTAGCGCTGCTGCTGCTGTTCAATGGCCGGATCGCCGGTATCAGCGGCATTACCGGCGGTTTATTGAGCGCGGGAGGCCGGGAGCGGGGCTGGCGCGCCGCATTTATTGGCGGGTTGCTGCTCTCTCCCTGGCTGTATGCTGCCGCTGCGGCGTTGCCGCCCGGTGAGATCTCGGTTGGCAACGGCTGGCTGGCGGCCGCAGGGCTGTTGGTGGGCTTGGGCACTCGATTGGGCAGCGGTTGCACCAGCGGGCACGGCGTGTGCGGCGTCGCGCGGTTGGCGCCGCGTTCACTGGCCGCCACGGCGGTGTTTATGCTGCTGGGCTTTATGACCGTGTGGCTGATGCGCCATACGTTGGGAGGTTGA
- a CDS encoding VOC family protein — translation MSIAKAVLRIGRPTDRLQEIAALYCRGLGFEKLGEFVDHQGFDGMMIGHPQHAYHLEFTQHRGVRVGQAPTQDHLLVFYLPDENEWRAACERMRAAGFLAVAAYNPYWDRAGQTFEDPDGYRVVLQHQAWQA, via the coding sequence ATGTCGATAGCCAAAGCGGTGTTGCGCATCGGGCGCCCCACCGATCGGTTGCAGGAAATTGCCGCGTTGTATTGCCGCGGGCTGGGTTTCGAAAAACTGGGCGAGTTTGTCGATCATCAGGGGTTCGACGGCATGATGATTGGGCATCCGCAGCATGCCTACCATCTGGAGTTCACGCAGCACCGCGGGGTGCGGGTCGGGCAGGCGCCGACGCAGGATCATCTGCTGGTATTTTATCTGCCGGATGAGAACGAATGGCGGGCCGCGTGTGAGCGGATGCGGGCGGCGGGGTTCTTGGCGGTCGCCGCCTATAATCCCTATTGGGATCGCGCGGGGCAAACCTTTGAAGATCCTGACGGCTACCGGGTGGTCTTGCAACATCAGGCCTGGCAAGCATAA
- a CDS encoding YceK/YidQ family lipoprotein, translating to MALTGCGSIISRTVPGAGHGHQYYPGVQWDLRDTPWRYVTVIDVPLSMVVDTFMLPFDAQHGPYE from the coding sequence ATGGCACTCACCGGCTGCGGCAGCATTATCAGCCGCACCGTGCCCGGCGCCGGGCATGGTCACCAGTATTATCCCGGCGTGCAGTGGGATCTGCGCGATACGCCCTGGCGCTATGTCACGGTGATAGACGTGCCGCTGTCGATGGTGGTGGACACCTTTATGCTGCCGTTTGATGCGCAGCATGGCCCCTACGAGTAA
- the leuA gene encoding 2-isopropylmalate synthase yields MLIDPSSKYRPFPPVALPDRQWPARTLRQAPRWCSSDLRDGNQALAEPMDNARKREFYQLLLQCGFKEIEVAFPSASQTDFDFVRALIDERLIPDDVTIQVLTQSRDDLIDRTFEALQGAPRAIVHLYNATAPMFRDIVFRQDKAATVALAVNGARRIRRQCEAQPDTAWCFEYSPETFCFTELEFALEICEAVAEVWQPGPQRPMIINLPATVEVSTPNVYADQIEWFCRHFSRRADVAISVHPHNDRGTGVACAELALLAGADRVEGCLFGNGERTGNVDLVTLALNLYTQGVAPGLDFSRLKQVVEVVEQCNQLPVHPRHPYAGELVFTAFSGSHQDAIKKGFAAQRQRQDGRWQVPYLPLDPADVGCSYEAVIRVNSQSGKSGAAWLLEQNHGLALPRGLQIDFSQVVQRATDGSGKEMSGAQLWRLFRDTYGLVEQPRLQLLSYQTESHGVEAYSFNARVACEGEPLRLQGAGNGLLSSAVDALRQRFGLSLAIEDYHEHTLGHQSDSRAVAYIRCTLPQGEATYGVGIDADSASASLQALFNVAGRYLAPTSAQSG; encoded by the coding sequence ATGTTAATCGACCCTTCAAGCAAATACCGACCGTTCCCGCCAGTGGCGTTGCCGGACCGCCAATGGCCTGCGCGTACGCTGCGGCAGGCGCCGCGCTGGTGCTCCAGCGATCTGCGCGACGGCAACCAGGCGCTGGCGGAGCCGATGGATAACGCGCGCAAGCGCGAATTCTATCAATTGTTGTTGCAGTGCGGTTTCAAGGAGATCGAGGTGGCTTTCCCTTCGGCGTCGCAAACGGATTTCGATTTTGTACGCGCGCTGATCGACGAGCGGCTGATCCCGGACGACGTCACGATCCAGGTGCTGACGCAGTCGCGCGACGATCTGATCGATCGCACCTTCGAAGCGCTGCAGGGGGCGCCGCGGGCTATCGTGCATCTGTATAACGCCACGGCGCCGATGTTTCGCGATATCGTGTTCCGCCAGGATAAGGCCGCCACCGTGGCGCTGGCGGTGAACGGCGCGCGGCGCATCCGCCGGCAGTGCGAGGCACAGCCCGATACCGCCTGGTGCTTCGAGTATTCGCCGGAAACCTTCTGTTTTACTGAGTTAGAGTTCGCGCTGGAGATCTGCGAAGCGGTGGCGGAGGTTTGGCAGCCGGGGCCGCAGCGGCCGATGATCATCAACCTGCCGGCGACGGTGGAAGTGAGCACGCCCAACGTGTATGCCGATCAGATCGAATGGTTTTGCCGGCACTTCAGCCGTCGCGCCGATGTGGCGATCAGCGTGCATCCGCATAACGATCGCGGCACCGGCGTGGCCTGTGCGGAGCTGGCCTTGCTGGCCGGCGCCGATCGGGTCGAAGGCTGCCTGTTCGGCAACGGAGAGCGCACCGGCAACGTCGATCTGGTCACGCTGGCGTTGAATCTCTATACCCAGGGCGTGGCGCCGGGTCTGGACTTCAGCCGCCTGAAGCAGGTGGTGGAGGTGGTGGAGCAGTGCAATCAGCTGCCGGTGCATCCTCGCCATCCTTATGCCGGCGAGTTGGTGTTTACCGCCTTTTCCGGTTCGCATCAGGATGCGATCAAGAAAGGTTTCGCCGCGCAACGGCAGCGGCAAGATGGCCGCTGGCAGGTGCCATACCTGCCGCTCGATCCCGCCGATGTCGGTTGCAGCTATGAAGCGGTGATCCGGGTCAACAGCCAGTCCGGCAAAAGCGGCGCCGCCTGGTTGTTGGAACAGAATCATGGGTTGGCGTTGCCGCGCGGTTTGCAGATTGATTTCAGCCAAGTGGTGCAGCGCGCGACCGACGGCAGCGGCAAAGAAATGAGCGGCGCGCAGCTGTGGCGTTTATTCCGCGATACTTACGGGCTGGTGGAGCAGCCGCGTTTGCAGCTGTTAAGCTACCAAACGGAAAGCCATGGGGTAGAGGCCTACAGCTTCAACGCGCGAGTTGCCTGCGAGGGAGAGCCACTGCGCCTGCAGGGGGCCGGCAACGGTCTGCTTTCCAGCGCGGTGGATGCGCTGCGTCAGCGCTTCGGCTTGTCGCTGGCGATCGAGGATTATCACGAGCATACGTTGGGACATCAGAGCGATAGCCGAGCGGTGGCCTATATTCGCTGTACGCTGCCGCAAGGTGAGGCGACTTACGGCGTTGGCATCGACGCTGACTCCGCCAGCGCCTCGCTGCAGGCGCTGTTCAACGTCGCCGGGCGCTATCTGGCGCCAACGTCGGCGCAGTCCGGCTGA
- a CDS encoding GNAT family N-acetyltransferase gives MIIRRARPTDYPAILQLQGENVPEALDESQKRQGFIVSRMNEVQLATINRGIGIWVAEQENQLAGFVCLMPADAQPRPPVVDAMLATLATQSFAGRPLREQRVFLYGPVCLAAAWRGKGVLKRLYAAVKAHTRDDYDLGALFIDDDNPHSLAAHVQGLGMTALAPFHCGQKGYQLVVFATR, from the coding sequence ATGATTATTCGCCGGGCCCGCCCTACCGACTACCCCGCCATTTTGCAGCTACAGGGGGAAAACGTGCCGGAAGCGCTCGACGAGAGCCAAAAACGGCAGGGATTTATCGTATCACGCATGAATGAGGTGCAGCTGGCGACGATCAACCGCGGCATCGGCATATGGGTGGCCGAACAGGAGAACCAACTGGCGGGGTTTGTTTGCCTGATGCCCGCCGACGCGCAACCGCGGCCGCCGGTGGTGGATGCGATGCTGGCGACGCTCGCCACGCAATCCTTCGCCGGACGGCCGCTGCGTGAGCAGCGGGTGTTTCTCTACGGCCCCGTCTGCCTCGCCGCCGCCTGGCGCGGCAAAGGCGTGCTGAAGCGCCTCTACGCCGCGGTCAAAGCGCACACCCGCGATGATTACGACCTGGGCGCGTTGTTTATCGACGACGACAATCCGCATTCGTTGGCCGCTCACGTGCAAGGGCTGGGGATGACGGCGCTGGCGCCTTTCCATTGCGGGCAGAAAGGCTATCAGCTGGTGGTGTTCGCCACCCGCTGA